Part of the Perognathus longimembris pacificus isolate PPM17 chromosome 1, ASM2315922v1, whole genome shotgun sequence genome, AAATAGTCACTATTTAACAAGCAAAGTCAGAGGCTGATAAACTGGATACTTCATTACCAGGCTACTTTAAAGGTGACAGAGCCATGAAATCACTCCAGCAAAGGACTGATGGGTGTTCTCTTGCAGTTAATTGGAGTCCCTTCCAGGGCTGAACTGCTAAAGACAATGAGTCTGAGCAAATAAGCTTCAACAATGAACAGTGCAATATAACCCAAGCCCTGAGAGATTTCCATCATTCTAGGGGTGCAGAAATAGAGGAAGAATGAGCCCAAGTGGGAGCTTTGTAAATAGCATGGGTGTGAGGGAAAGGAAGCAAGGGAAATGGGCCTTCATAAAATCTGCCTCAGACTCTAGGATCAAACAAAGAGGGGGTACACTCCCAGACTGGGTTTCTTAAAAGGTTGGGACTTGGATTGcctcaaaaaagctaagagatacagtgatagcataggGACAACCAcgggaaagggatacaagaggttcatcaacaaaaaaaaaaagcttcacatggcatgttgaaaataattacaacagtgatataacactcgtttccataacatggagttcatttcacttagcatcatcttatgtgatcataagggtatagctattgggctcttgtgatcctctgctgtggctagcctaaacctgtactcattattccctatgagggaaaccatagcgtccatgtttctttgggtctggctcacttcatttagtataaagggaatatcaaaatcgagagacaaaggataaaaagacaaacgactacaaaagcaatacttataaacctatttggtgtaaaccaactgaacaactcatggggagtgagggagagggggtgagggggaatgagggaggaggtaacaaactgtacaagaaatgtacccactgccttatgtatgacactgtaacccctctgcacatcactttgacaacaaatagtcagaaaaataaaaaagctaagagacagtgtccggcactgagttcaagcccttgtaccaacacaaaaataactaaataactgggagagagagcaggaaggggtgacattgaccaaaaaggaatgtattcattacctgacttacataaacataacacctctgtacatcacctttataataataaacaaatttaaataacTAAATGTAATATTGACCTCTGCTCTGTCAAATGATGGGCCCTTTTCACTTTCTTCATTTCACCTCTGTGCCATGTCtaagtatttggaaaaaaaaaaagtgtacttaTTTTcagttcaaaatttaaaaaaaaaaaaaagagataagggGCTTAAGACTTAGGTGATTAAAGGCAAGCGAGTCAGACATGGCCTCTCAGGCCCTGCCTGTAGGCTGGATCTGTCACCCCACACTCAAGTTGCTATCTGGAGCACTTTTCTTTGTCAGAGTGGCTGGCATTTGTCACACAATTGCCAGGTTATAAAAGGAGGGTAGGAAAGGTCCAATAAGCAGAAGCAGGTACACTCTTGGGGTGAATACTGGTGGCTCCGCAGCTAGCTCCATATGGGAAACACCATCAAGGCCCTTGTGGCCTTCATCCCCACTGACCGCTGCCAGAATTACGTGGTCGGAGACCTCCAGGAAATGCCACTGGACAAGATGGTGGACCTCAGTGGAAGCCAGCTCCGTCGCTTTcccgtgcatgtgtgtgccttcACAGAGCTGGTCAAGCTCTACCTGAGCGACAACCACCTCAGCAGCCTCCCTCCTGAACTAGGACAGCTCCAAAACCTGCAGATCCTAGCTTTGGATTTCAACAACTTCAAGGCTCTGCCCCAGGTGGTGTGTACCTTGAAACAGCTCTGCATTCTCTACCTGGGCAACAATAAGCTCTGTGACCTCCCAGATGAGCTGAGCCTGCTCCAGAACCTGCGGACCCTGTGGATCGAGGCCAACTGTCTCACCCAGCTGCCAAATGTGGTGTGTGAGCTGAGCCTCCTTAAGACCTTGCATGCAGGCTCCAATGCTCTACGTCTCTTGCCAGGCCGACTCAGGCACCTCCGTGAGTTGAGGACTATCTGGCTGTCAGGCAACCTGCTGAGTGACTTCCCCCCTGTGCTGCTTCACATGCCCTTCCTGGAGGTCATCGATGTGGACCGGAACAGCATCCGTTACTTTCCCAGCCTTGCCCACTTGTCAAGTCTGAAACTGGTCATTTATGATCACAATCCTTGTCGGAATGCACCAAAGGTGGCCAAAGGTGTGCGGCGAGTGGGAAGATGGGCAGAAGAGACACCAGAAACTGATCCCAGAAAAGCCAGGCGCTATGCACTAGCCATGGAAGGAAACGAGGAGCCACAGGCATCTGCCTCCACTCGAAGGCTTCTTTTGACCAGCTCTTGAATAGCTTCAGTTGTAAGTCAATGCCAAGGCCACAACTCCAGCATGATCTGAAGACCTCTCCAGTAGGGAAGGAATTGTTCTGGGTCATTTGAGGGGCTGATAGGGAAGTGCAGTGTCATAAAGAAACACAGGACTCTAGCGTTTCTTCCACAGGGAAGTGCTACCAGTGGCAACCCAGAGTGAGTAACTTCTGTTTCAGAAGCAGCCTCTAGACCCAATATTTTGAATGTTGAAGAGCAACAAGGGCTGGACACTTTATACCTCAGAAATAGCTGGTCCTGAGCCTGTGAGCTCTTCACATAAGGTATTTGTTAAATTAAATGCTCTGGTGGCCTGTTCCTACCTCTTTTGTGACACGTATTTTCTTCACTATGAACTACCACCAACAGTACCTATGTACTGGTAATTCAGGTGATTGAAAAGGACACTTTACCTAGTCCATCAGATTCAGAGAAAACCTTGAAAAACTATTGAAAGGCTCAACATGAAACTTTCCCCAGCAGTTTAGCAACTGCTGAAAAAGACCCCCCAGCGGGTAGAGAATGCCTTTTGGTAGAGTGCCACATTAAACTTGACAGTGGttcattctggccagaaaggttTCCCAGGTCTACTCCCAGTTTTCTGTCAATGTCAGCCTTAGATTTGTGGAGAGCAGAGCTTTTCTTCCTTCTGCAATGCAGCCTTGTGATTGCTGGCTGCCTCCCAGAGCAGACACCTTCTGCATATTCACACTAATGAACCAGAACTGAATGGAATCTCTGTAGTTGGGAGGAAAAACCACATATTCAGAATCATACTAGGTTAAAGGAACTAGGTGAGAAATCTGTTCACTTGAAACAAGCACTTTGGAATTGAAGGTTGTAAAGATCTATGGGAAGTCTACCTTTTAAAATTCTGGACTTATGCTTTTATTCAAAATGTTTTTTTGTGGGTATTAGAGTCTTTGGGCAATGTGTATGAGTTTAGATATTTTCACcatttttttaagtatgtaaCTTGTGACCTTCCCACAAATAAGAAACTGCTGTCAGTGAGTGACTTAATATAAAGTGCCAAAGGACTCATTTAATCACTATACCTGTAAGCAAAGCACTAGTAGACTCCAGATTTCTATTGTATTGCtaggattttttatttattgtcaaagtgatgtacagagaggttagtttcatacgttaggcattggatacatttcttgctctgtttgttacctcctccctcattcccccctccccacgtaTTGCTAGGATTAATAGTCTATTTTCATATTGCTAATAACTGACATCAAATAGGATTTATAGTCAATTTGCATATTACTGATGACTGAAATCAAGTTCTTGCTGGCAAGAACTTGACTCCTAGGCTTTACCTACAGCAGGTTAGATTGCTTTCTTTTGACCTGCCATGCCCTTCCCAAGATTAATGGGCCCACCTTGTCCCATGTAACTCCTGGCTATAGCCATGCAATAGTGAAGCCAATTCATCAGCCCACTTCCCATCCAGTAAGCTAACTATTCTATATTAAGTGTCAAATCATAAACATTTCATTGTATCCCCaagctattttccttttcttttttccccccagtctaagggcttgaactcagggcctgggcattgtccctgagctactccaccacttaagctacagcatcacctctggctttttttatgtggtactgaggaattgaacctagggcttcatgtatgctaggcaagcactctgccactaagccacattcccagcccaagctgttttcttctaaaacaaaatagaatgctCCTGTGGCTCTCAACTCTCTATATAATGCATACTTATAGTTCTCTGTCCGGCTTTTGGGGATGGTGGTGTTACTGAATAATGAGAAACTCCTAAGAGTTCCAAATATAACCTTTTTTACTCCTGATTAAAAGTCTCAAAACCACAAATTAATGAACCAAAAGGATAATCCCTTCCAGAACTATTTTCTGTAGTAGGTTAACATTTTCAGAACTTTAGGGTTTTAGCTTCTACAGATATGAGTGGACTACATGGACTCGAATCTCCAGCTCTACCAGCTATTAGTTTGATCCTCAAGATATCTAAAGTCACGTCTTTATTCTTTATAATGGGAATCTGAAATATTCtcacttacaaaactgttttcatTTACTGATACTCTTAATAGGGAATATTTAAGTTCCCACATTTCTACCTATTTTTAAGACTGCAAGTCTTACCACTTAGGcttctaaacttttttttccttggtgCTGATAAGTAGGACTTgaacttccctggcttctttttgctcaaggctagcactaccacttgagccacagcgccacttctggctttttctatatatgtggtgctgaagaattgaacccaggccttcgtgTATAGAAGCCAgcactaggcgatattcccagcccgaacttAACTCTTAACTCTGggttttgtcccttagctttttcattcaaggctggccctctaccacttaatctacagttctacttccagctctttggcaGTAAATTGGAGACccaagtcttacagactttcctgctaggactggcttcaaactgcaagcctcaaatctcagcctccagagtagctaggattaaaggtatgagccacccatgTCTGGCTAGGCCTAACTTTTTTTAAGGTGTAGGAATTAAACATAAATAACAATAGACACTTGACAGATTATAGTCCTCAGGATTAGACATACCTACCTCTCTGCTGAAAACTCTCCATGTTTTGTGTCACGTTCATCTGCTTTACCTATCTCGGCAGTTGAAATTCTCAACTTTTCACCCAACTGATGCATGTATGACAAAGCACTTCCACACAGCAAATACTACTGCTATATTAATGTTGCTGAAAGTAAAATATCAATGTTGCTGAAACAATCAAAATAATTCTTTGATAAACCACAAAACATTTAAGTGAACATTGGAAGGAATAAAACTAGTTTTCACAATGAATaccaagtcttcccattttaaaaaactttacataggagctgggaatgtgacttaagagtgtttgcctagcatgcacaaagttctgggtttgattcctcagcactacataaacagaaaaagcaagaagtgacactgtagctgaagaggcagagtgctatccttaggcaaaaagaagccagggacagtgctcaggccttgagtacaagcccagaactggcaaaaaccccACGAAACCTTACATAGTAAAACAATGACAAAATTATATACCCTGATAGATTCTTTAAGACTTATTATACTAAGCACTGGGGATGGGTGTAATAATACTTAAAATATGACTACTTCTAAGTTGAAATCATTTTTTGCAGTATGAAGAAGTAactttaattttgtaaaattctGTCAGTACTACAGTCCATGGTACTTTCACTACATAAAAGTAAATGGGAAGCCAGGCACCCCTTACTCCAGCTGATTAACTCAAAGCTATTaactatctgcaattaactacaaaaaagctggagtggagctgtggtgcaagtggcagagcacacccatgagcaaaaaagctcagtaaaAAAAGCTGGTGAAtgtacaaatacatatacattcacTAAATGGGTAGTAAAGCTATACATGATtgaacacatatgtgtgtgtatatatgcatatatgtggcccagcaacaaaaaccaaaagattaaTATATGGTGTACTTTATACATTTGACTTGGGGTAATACCAATCAagatattttacaaaaatataaagGGTAATCATTAAGCCAGaacttttattgaaaaaaataatcatttactCCCTTGAAGTAAATCAAGTAAGGAACTCCCAGATCATTAAAGTGTAAGAGCTAGGTAatcattcaaatttttattttaatgaacagTTAAGAGAAATGCAATTTTAAATCAACTGACTTGTATGGAAAAATGAAATAGCAAATAAATTAGACCCATGTTAAAAGAGAAGGTCATCTAAATGTCCAAATTTAATGAGCACATAGATTCCACAGTCTTCTAAGGAGGTTGAAGTCTTTCAAACACAAGATTGCTATGACCAGGTCCAGAGATCAAACAGCAAATAGGAATGCTTAACAGGGGTGATGATCTGGGACGCGTTTCCTATAAGAAAAACCCAcacatttatgaaaaaaaatcaacatattaaaatataaaaagcattttacccaaagtttgtttattttttacactAAACACAAGAGTTTATCAAAACCATCTGGAATGTGAAAGCCTGTAGATACTTAGTACTTAACATCTCAAATAACTAAGACCCACACACCAGGAAAGGCtgatggatttatt contains:
- the Lrrc10 gene encoding leucine-rich repeat-containing protein 10; the encoded protein is MGNTIKALVAFIPTDRCQNYVVGDLQEMPLDKMVDLSGSQLRRFPVHVCAFTELVKLYLSDNHLSSLPPELGQLQNLQILALDFNNFKALPQVVCTLKQLCILYLGNNKLCDLPDELSLLQNLRTLWIEANCLTQLPNVVCELSLLKTLHAGSNALRLLPGRLRHLRELRTIWLSGNLLSDFPPVLLHMPFLEVIDVDRNSIRYFPSLAHLSSLKLVIYDHNPCRNAPKVAKGVRRVGRWAEETPETDPRKARRYALAMEGNEEPQASASTRRLLLTSS